Genomic DNA from Peribacillus sp. FSL H8-0477:
ATACAGTGTCCGATCAAGAAATTATAAAAAAGAATCAGAAGCAAAATTAGTCAAGACTCAACTATCGGTTAAAGGGTTTTCCGGAAAAGTACTTTATAACGGATTTGATGGATCAAGTACCAAAACAACTGGTCCCTGGACAATACATATTTTAGAAATTAATCGAAAAGTCTCCGACAACTTATTTATAACATTAGCTAATGGAGAAGTTAGTGGAAAAGAAACAGTATCAAGGATAGCTGCCCGTTCAAATGCAATAGCTGCTATAAACGGCGGATATTTCGTAATGAAAGAAAACGAAGGAACAACTGGCGATTTAGCCGGTATTTCCATCATCAACGGTGAATTACTCAGCGAAGGTATAAATCACCGTTCAGGACTCGTGTTATCTAAGCGGAAAGCAAACGTTTCTGTTTTATCTACTCAGATACAAGTAAAATCTTCTGATGGGTTTCAACGAGACGTGAACGGAATAAACCGTGTGACTGGATTAAGTAGAAATTGTGGGAGTCTAACTAATCTAAAACCATTGCACGATATAACCTGTCACTCGGATAGCGAACTCATTCTCTATAAGCCAATTTTTGATACGGTCACTCCCGTAGGAATTGGTGTTGAGGTTGTCTTAAATGAACAAGGAGAAGTAATCCTACAGGATGAGTTTCAAGGTCATATCATACCTCGAAATGGATCAGTACTCAGCGGGACCGGAGAAGCAGCCGCGTGGTTGAGAACCCATGCTACAGTTGGGATGAAAGTAATGACGAAGACTCATGTTCAGTCTGACAAACGAGAGTTATCCCTCACACCAAAGACTTCAGTCGTAAATGGCGGCCCATTGCTGGTGAAAAACAATCAATTTTTCATCGACGCTGAACGA
This window encodes:
- a CDS encoding phosphodiester glycosidase family protein, which translates into the protein MRRNIPIYRILTLSFLFILLLFYPSGVQKEAKQISFQKNKLPLGMENLNEKRSIQKISADMTYTKIERGRPSNQYTVEVGFFEDQATARKLIKKLAINNFSFSILPIQNDHFNDIREDIIGYSVRSRNYKKESEAKLVKTQLSVKGFSGKVLYNGFDGSSTKTTGPWTIHILEINRKVSDNLFITLANGEVSGKETVSRIAARSNAIAAINGGYFVMKENEGTTGDLAGISIINGELLSEGINHRSGLVLSKRKANVSVLSTQIQVKSSDGFQRDVNGINRVTGLSRNCGSLTNLKPLHDITCHSDSELILYKPIFDTVTPVGIGVEVVLNEQGEVILQDEFQGHIIPRNGSVLSGTGEAAAWLRTHATVGMKVMTKTHVQSDKRELSLTPKTSVVNGGPLLVKNNQFFIDAEREGFKWSHDFFYRFGINRNPRTLAGIKPDGTILLVAVDGRNPQISVGLSFQESAVLMKALGAKDALNLDGGGSTTMVINGKIVNHPSDSAGERPVGDAILFTQN